A single region of the Candidatus Eisenbacteria bacterium genome encodes:
- a CDS encoding alkaline phosphatase family protein has translation EVRFHGLPAGLMPFTGMVRFYAKELRPRFQVYASPVNISPVAPAQEISTPSRFAPELARLLGPFYTQGMPEDTNALKDKMFTDDDYVSQVALVQKDEQTMLDVALSRFDRGDTTFVYLSDIDLQCHMLWRHKDPKYPDAPPHPAREDAAARVHADDIEGYYRHVDGLLGEVRARLPPDALLVVMSDHGFQPFTREIHLDAWLRDHGWLVLKDGKQVGRIANGDVDWTKTRAYGIGFNSIYLNLAGREAQGIVSPAEADGVMARLSDELRAFTDPADGKPIVRRVIRGKDAYHGSRVAEAPDLVVGYDVGYGASDETTLGEVTPEVIADNRSRWSGNHLMDPEVVPGILLSNRKVVGEGHNLVDVTATILAWYGLPLNEGMSGKSIF, from the coding sequence TGGAAGTGCGCTTCCACGGCCTGCCCGCCGGCCTCATGCCGTTCACCGGCATGGTGCGTTTCTACGCGAAGGAGCTGCGGCCGCGCTTCCAGGTCTATGCGTCGCCGGTCAACATCTCTCCCGTGGCGCCCGCCCAGGAGATCTCGACGCCGTCGCGCTTCGCCCCCGAGCTGGCCCGTCTGCTCGGCCCTTTCTACACGCAGGGGATGCCCGAGGACACGAACGCCCTCAAGGACAAGATGTTCACGGACGACGACTACGTGTCACAGGTTGCGCTCGTGCAGAAGGACGAGCAGACGATGCTGGACGTCGCCTTGTCACGCTTCGATCGCGGCGACACGACGTTCGTGTACCTCTCCGACATCGACCTGCAGTGCCACATGCTGTGGCGCCACAAGGATCCCAAGTATCCCGACGCGCCCCCCCACCCGGCTCGTGAGGACGCAGCCGCTCGCGTGCACGCGGACGACATCGAGGGCTATTACCGTCACGTCGATGGCCTGCTGGGTGAGGTGCGCGCCCGCCTGCCCCCAGACGCGCTCCTCGTCGTGATGTCGGACCACGGCTTCCAGCCCTTCACGCGCGAGATCCATCTCGACGCCTGGTTGCGCGACCACGGCTGGCTCGTCTTGAAGGACGGCAAGCAGGTCGGCCGCATCGCCAACGGCGACGTCGACTGGACGAAGACGCGCGCCTACGGGATCGGCTTCAACAGCATCTACCTGAATCTCGCGGGCCGGGAGGCCCAGGGGATCGTCTCCCCGGCGGAAGCCGACGGCGTCATGGCCAGGCTCTCGGACGAGCTCCGTGCGTTCACCGATCCAGCAGACGGCAAGCCCATCGTCCGCCGTGTCATCCGCGGCAAGGACGCGTACCACGGCAGCCGCGTCGCCGAAGCGCCCGACCTGGTCGTCGGCTACGACGTCGGCTACGGCGCATCCGACGAGACGACGCTCGGGGAGGTGACGCCGGAGGTCATCGCCGACAACAGGTCGCGCTGGTCCGGCAACCATCTCATGGATCCCGAGGTCGTGCCCGGGATTCTGCTGTCCAACCGCAAGGTCGTCGGCGAGGGACACAACCTCGTCGACGTGACCGCCACCATTCTCGCCTGGTATGGCCTTCCGCTGAACGAAGGCATGTCCGGCAAGTCCATCTTCTGA
- a CDS encoding sulfotransferase domain-containing protein yields MFGEFLRRRKYGEPVVVVSGLPRSGTSMMMKMLEAGGVPIMTDAIRQADVDNPKGYYEYERVKDLEKETDKTYVREGRGKALKVISFLLKELPDDNFYLVVFMRRHLDEVIASQNKMLDRRGESSIDDNERMAEAYRNHLASVKILVRKRPNFSMLEFRYDQAVKNPREAARLVNAFLGGRLDEAAMTAVVDAELYRNRKT; encoded by the coding sequence ATGTTTGGCGAGTTCCTGCGGCGGCGGAAGTACGGGGAGCCCGTGGTCGTCGTCTCCGGCCTGCCGCGCTCCGGCACCTCCATGATGATGAAGATGCTGGAGGCCGGCGGGGTCCCCATCATGACCGACGCGATTCGCCAGGCCGACGTCGACAACCCCAAGGGGTACTACGAATACGAGCGCGTCAAGGATCTCGAGAAGGAGACGGACAAGACGTACGTCCGCGAGGGTCGGGGCAAGGCGCTCAAGGTGATCTCCTTCCTCTTGAAGGAGCTGCCCGACGACAACTTCTACCTGGTCGTCTTCATGCGCCGGCACCTCGACGAGGTGATCGCTTCGCAGAACAAGATGCTCGACCGGCGCGGCGAGAGCTCCATCGACGACAACGAGAGGATGGCCGAGGCCTACCGCAACCACTTGGCGTCGGTGAAGATCCTGGTCCGCAAGCGTCCGAACTTCTCGATGCTCGAGTTCCGCTACGACCAGGCCGTGAAGAACCCGCGCGAGGCCGCGCGCCTCGTGAACGCCTTCCTGGGCGGTCGGCTCGACGAGGCCGCGATGACTGCCGTGGTCGACGCGGAGCTGTACCGCAACCGCAAGACCTAG
- the pdxH gene encoding pyridoxamine 5'-phosphate oxidase, whose product MRVDPIAKVGRWHAAACRAGAPLADAMALATVGRGGAPSVRFVLLKGVEPRGFVFFTDTHSRKGRELAARPRASLAFYWDATGKQVRVEGRIERVTAAEADAYWATRPRGSRLAASVSLQSQPMPSHAWLLARWRRLRHELGGRAVPRPARWGGFRLVPASIEFWTRGAHRLHLREAYVRGRRGWRRRLLQP is encoded by the coding sequence GTGCGCGTCGATCCCATCGCCAAAGTCGGTCGCTGGCACGCCGCTGCGTGCCGCGCGGGCGCGCCGCTCGCCGACGCCATGGCGCTCGCGACCGTCGGGCGCGGCGGCGCGCCGTCGGTGCGCTTCGTGCTCTTGAAGGGCGTCGAGCCGCGCGGGTTCGTCTTCTTCACCGACACGCACAGCCGCAAGGGGCGCGAGCTCGCGGCACGGCCACGCGCGTCGCTCGCCTTCTACTGGGACGCGACCGGCAAGCAGGTGCGCGTCGAGGGACGGATCGAGCGTGTCACCGCCGCGGAAGCGGACGCCTACTGGGCGACGCGGCCGCGTGGCAGCCGGCTCGCCGCATCGGTCTCGCTGCAGAGCCAGCCGATGCCGAGTCACGCCTGGCTGCTCGCCCGCTGGCGCCGCCTGCGTCACGAACTCGGTGGACGCGCCGTTCCGCGTCCGGCGCGCTGGGGCGGGTTTCGGCTCGTGCCCGCCTCGATCGAGTTCTGGACGCGCGGTGCGCACCGCCTGCACCTGCGCGAGGCGTACGTGCGCGGCCGGAGAGGCTGGCGGCGCAGGCTGCTCCAACCCTAG
- a CDS encoding SDR family NAD(P)-dependent oxidoreductase: MDYRRRVIVITGASSGIGRQVALDFAARGASVVLVARRAELLADVARACVAAGGTALGLAGDVAAEGFVEDVVARTLAEFGRLDVVVNNAGIPKHKQFFDVTPRDVEYTLRVNLVAPARLIVAALPAMLRQGEGWVVNVSSVAGKLPPPREAVYAASKFGLTGLTEGLWLDLEGSNVHAAVIHVGPIDTDIWQKTDEPTAFQGKKLPPSAVSRAVFRAIERRKHEVWVPGRMRLAWWLRICLPGVFRRGAARWDPVPHEAILAARQRS, translated from the coding sequence GTGGACTACCGCCGCCGGGTGATCGTGATCACCGGCGCCTCCTCAGGCATCGGACGGCAGGTGGCGCTCGACTTCGCCGCCCGCGGCGCGTCGGTCGTCCTGGTGGCGCGCCGCGCCGAGCTGCTCGCGGACGTTGCGCGCGCGTGCGTCGCCGCGGGCGGGACGGCCCTCGGCCTCGCGGGCGACGTCGCCGCCGAGGGCTTCGTCGAAGACGTGGTCGCGCGCACGCTGGCCGAATTCGGGCGCCTCGACGTCGTGGTCAACAACGCGGGTATTCCGAAGCACAAGCAGTTCTTCGACGTGACGCCGCGCGACGTCGAATACACGCTGCGCGTGAACCTCGTCGCGCCGGCGCGCCTCATCGTCGCCGCGTTGCCCGCGATGCTGCGACAGGGCGAAGGGTGGGTGGTGAACGTCTCGTCCGTCGCCGGGAAGCTCCCGCCGCCGCGCGAGGCCGTCTACGCCGCGTCGAAGTTCGGCCTGACGGGTCTGACGGAGGGCTTGTGGCTCGACCTCGAAGGCTCGAACGTGCACGCGGCGGTCATCCACGTCGGACCGATCGATACCGACATCTGGCAGAAGACGGACGAGCCGACCGCCTTCCAGGGAAAGAAGCTACCGCCGTCCGCCGTCTCGCGTGCCGTCTTCCGCGCCATCGAGCGCCGCAAGCACGAGGTGTGGGTTCCCGGCCGCATGCGGCTCGCATGGTGGCTGCGGATCTGCCTGCCGGGCGTGTTCCGACGTGGCGCCGCGCGGTGGGATCCCGTGCCACACGAGGCGATCCTGGCAGCGCGACAACGTTCCTAG
- a CDS encoding MaoC/PaaZ C-terminal domain-containing protein — MQKDLYRRVGENRFRESVGLYYEDFEPGTTIEHRPGRTITEADNVWFTNLTMNPHPLHFDAHFAGHTEWKKPLVNSCLTLAMVTGMSVTSTSRNAVSNLGWDKVRLTAPVFVGDTIYAESTILSKRPSDTRPGQGVVTVETKGVKEDGTVFMTFERTFLVYTRAAAPHGSAGY, encoded by the coding sequence ATGCAGAAGGACCTCTACCGAAGGGTCGGCGAGAACCGCTTCCGCGAGTCCGTGGGCCTCTACTACGAGGACTTCGAGCCCGGCACGACGATCGAGCACCGTCCGGGGCGCACGATCACCGAGGCCGACAACGTGTGGTTCACGAACCTCACCATGAACCCCCACCCGCTGCACTTCGACGCGCACTTCGCCGGCCACACCGAGTGGAAGAAGCCGCTCGTGAACAGCTGCCTCACCCTCGCGATGGTCACGGGAATGAGCGTCACGTCGACGAGCCGCAACGCGGTCTCGAACCTCGGCTGGGACAAGGTCCGCCTCACGGCGCCGGTCTTCGTCGGCGACACGATCTACGCCGAGTCGACGATCCTCTCGAAGCGCCCCTCCGACACCCGCCCTGGTCAGGGCGTCGTCACCGTCGAGACGAAGGGCGTGAAGGAGGACGGCACCGTCTTCATGACCTTCGAACGGACCTTCCTCGTCTACACCCGCGCCGCCGCCCCCCACGGCTCCGCAGGGTATTGA
- a CDS encoding alpha/beta hydrolase, with protein MSSTIEHLVSADGTRIAYSVIGSGPALLVLRSNPGQLDLDLEVPSARRRLEWLAERFTVVRTDARGTGLSQRGPVEQSIERWCEDWEAIVEHAGLDRFAILSGGPASILALTLAHRWGSRVTRLVLTTAVASGADLRGLPGATIIDRLQTDYALAIETLASTIHGWSSKEARLAAQVHRASRTPEESSALVAPLLAADVSDLLPEIHVPTLVWHPREGFLSSLDTARRIVARLPNARLLLRSGNIVRINYDTDRTAPEVERFLSWGATRLVADI; from the coding sequence ATGTCGTCGACCATCGAGCACCTCGTCTCCGCCGACGGGACGCGCATCGCCTACTCCGTCATCGGCTCGGGACCGGCGCTGCTGGTCCTCCGATCGAACCCGGGACAGCTCGACCTCGATCTCGAAGTGCCGAGCGCGCGGCGGCGGCTCGAGTGGCTCGCCGAGCGCTTCACCGTGGTGCGGACCGACGCACGCGGGACGGGGCTCTCGCAGCGTGGGCCCGTCGAGCAGTCGATCGAGCGCTGGTGCGAGGACTGGGAGGCCATCGTCGAGCACGCCGGCCTCGACCGCTTCGCGATCCTCTCCGGCGGCCCGGCGTCGATCCTTGCGTTGACGCTCGCGCACCGCTGGGGCTCGCGCGTCACGCGCCTGGTGCTCACGACCGCCGTGGCGTCGGGCGCGGACCTCCGCGGACTCCCGGGGGCGACGATCATCGACCGCCTGCAGACGGACTACGCCCTCGCGATCGAGACGCTGGCGAGCACGATCCACGGCTGGTCGAGCAAGGAAGCCCGCCTCGCCGCCCAGGTGCACCGCGCGTCGCGCACGCCCGAGGAGTCCTCCGCCCTCGTGGCGCCGCTCCTCGCGGCCGACGTCTCCGACCTGCTTCCCGAGATCCACGTGCCGACGCTCGTCTGGCATCCGCGCGAGGGCTTCCTGTCGTCGCTCGACACCGCGCGGCGGATCGTCGCGCGGCTGCCGAACGCGCGCCTGCTCCTGCGCTCGGGCAACATCGTGCGGATCAACTACGACACCGACCGCACGGCGCCGGAGGTCGAGCGCTTCCTGTCCTGGGGCGCTACGCGGTTAGTCGCCGATATTTGA
- the ettA gene encoding energy-dependent translational throttle protein EttA: protein MPQFIYTMKDLRKVTAQGKEILKGIWLSFYYGAKIGVLGHNGAGKSTLLRIMAGIDHDFAGEAFLGEGYTVGCLAQEPVLDPKKNVVQHVEEAVAGTRALLTTFEEVSAKLGEPMSDEAMEKCLAEQARLQDRIDAANAWELDRQLEIAMDALRLPPPDADVSKLSGGERRRVALCQVLLRQPDLLLLDEPTNHLDAESVAWLERHLHDYKGTVVAVTHDRYFLDNVAGWILELDRGQGIPWEGNYSSWLEQKEKRLAQEEKEQSARQRTLARELEWVRMAPRARQAKSKARVTHYEDLLKADQAVEQRLGVAQITIPAGPRLGDLVIEAKGVRKGYGDVLLMDDVSFMLPKGGIVGVIGPNGAGKTTLFRMITGQEKPDGGTLRIGDTVVMSYVDQFRDALQGERTLWEEISDGGNEVVMVGKREVNSRAYAASFNFKGPDQQKKVKDLSGGERNRLHLAKLLKSGGNLLLLDEPTNDLDVDTLRALEEALLAFAGCAVVISHDRWFLDRIATHMLAFEGDSRVVWFEGNYQEYEADRKKRLGAEAEQPHRIKYRRLTA from the coding sequence ATGCCGCAGTTCATCTACACCATGAAGGACCTGCGCAAGGTGACGGCGCAGGGCAAGGAGATCCTGAAGGGGATCTGGCTCTCGTTCTACTACGGCGCCAAGATCGGCGTGCTCGGCCACAACGGCGCCGGCAAGTCGACGCTGCTGCGCATCATGGCGGGCATCGACCACGACTTCGCAGGCGAGGCGTTCCTCGGCGAGGGCTACACGGTCGGATGCCTGGCGCAGGAGCCCGTGCTCGACCCGAAGAAGAACGTCGTGCAGCACGTCGAGGAGGCGGTCGCCGGGACGCGGGCGCTGCTCACGACGTTCGAGGAGGTCTCGGCCAAGCTCGGCGAGCCGATGAGCGACGAGGCGATGGAGAAGTGCCTCGCCGAGCAGGCCCGGCTGCAGGACCGGATCGATGCCGCGAACGCGTGGGAGCTCGATCGCCAGCTCGAGATCGCCATGGACGCGCTCCGCCTGCCGCCGCCCGACGCCGACGTCTCGAAGCTCTCGGGCGGCGAGCGCCGGCGCGTGGCGCTCTGCCAGGTCCTGCTGCGGCAGCCGGATCTGCTGCTGCTCGACGAGCCCACGAACCACTTGGACGCCGAGTCGGTCGCGTGGCTCGAGCGGCACCTCCACGACTACAAGGGCACGGTCGTCGCGGTCACGCACGACCGCTACTTCCTCGACAACGTCGCCGGCTGGATCCTCGAGCTCGATCGCGGGCAGGGCATCCCCTGGGAGGGCAACTACTCCTCGTGGCTCGAGCAGAAGGAGAAGCGGCTGGCGCAGGAGGAGAAGGAGCAGTCCGCGCGGCAGCGCACGCTCGCCCGCGAGCTCGAATGGGTGCGGATGGCGCCGCGCGCGCGCCAGGCGAAGTCGAAGGCGCGCGTTACGCACTACGAGGACCTCTTGAAGGCCGACCAGGCGGTGGAGCAGCGCCTGGGCGTGGCGCAGATCACGATTCCCGCGGGCCCGCGGCTCGGCGACCTCGTGATCGAGGCGAAGGGCGTCCGCAAGGGCTACGGCGACGTGCTGCTCATGGACGACGTCAGCTTCATGCTGCCCAAGGGCGGCATCGTCGGCGTCATCGGCCCGAACGGCGCCGGCAAGACGACGCTCTTCCGCATGATCACCGGGCAGGAGAAGCCCGACGGGGGCACGCTTCGCATCGGCGACACGGTCGTGATGTCGTACGTCGACCAGTTCCGCGACGCGCTGCAAGGCGAGCGCACGCTGTGGGAGGAGATCTCGGACGGCGGCAACGAGGTCGTTATGGTCGGCAAGCGCGAGGTCAACTCGCGGGCCTACGCCGCGTCGTTCAACTTCAAGGGCCCCGACCAGCAGAAGAAGGTGAAGGACCTGTCGGGCGGCGAGCGCAATCGCCTGCATCTCGCCAAGCTCCTCAAGTCGGGAGGCAACCTGCTCCTGCTCGACGAGCCGACCAACGACCTCGACGTCGACACGCTGCGCGCGCTCGAAGAGGCGCTCCTCGCGTTCGCCGGCTGCGCGGTCGTGATCAGCCACGATCGCTGGTTCCTCGACCGCATCGCGACCCACATGCTCGCCTTCGAGGGCGACAGCCGGGTCGTCTGGTTCGAGGGCAACTACCAGGAGTACGAGGCCGACCGGAAGAAGCGGCTCGGCGCCGAGGCCGAGCAACCGCACCGCATCAAATATCGGCGACTAACCGCGTAG
- a CDS encoding DUF2332 domain-containing protein produces the protein MTDVAEYLRLQGAYCGKLGSPLYAVLLERAADDLVAGGPVARVLAGYPHQPVASAMALRLMGGAHRLALEGEAPALAAHYPSTGGDGDIERAWTAFHALVAMRNETLRALMSRGVQTNEVQRAAALVGGFLTVARETGLPLRCLEIGTSGGLNLRWDRFRYEADGRAWGDATSPVVLRDCFGPGRLPFDVAARVAERAGCDPAPVDPTTDEGRTTLLSYVWADQIERLARLRAACDVARRVPATVVQANAADWLENVLARPTPGVATVVFHSIMLQYLDPPSLDRVLAALRAAGARATREAPFAWLGMEPGGEQAEVHLSIWPGGEKRLVATTGFHGHDVRWLLARDAAVP, from the coding sequence GTGACCGACGTCGCCGAGTACCTGCGGCTGCAGGGGGCCTATTGCGGGAAGCTCGGCTCGCCGCTCTACGCCGTGCTCCTCGAACGCGCCGCGGACGACCTCGTCGCCGGTGGGCCCGTCGCGCGCGTGCTGGCCGGCTATCCGCATCAGCCCGTCGCCTCGGCGATGGCGCTGCGCTTGATGGGCGGCGCGCACCGTCTGGCGCTCGAGGGCGAGGCGCCGGCGCTCGCCGCGCACTATCCGTCGACCGGCGGCGACGGCGACATCGAGCGCGCCTGGACGGCGTTTCACGCGCTCGTCGCCATGCGCAACGAGACGTTGCGTGCGCTCATGTCGCGCGGCGTGCAGACGAACGAGGTGCAGCGCGCCGCCGCGCTGGTCGGCGGCTTCCTCACCGTCGCACGGGAGACGGGGCTGCCGCTGCGCTGCCTCGAGATCGGGACGAGCGGCGGCCTCAACCTGCGCTGGGATCGCTTCCGCTACGAGGCGGACGGGCGGGCGTGGGGTGATGCGACCTCACCGGTCGTGCTGCGCGATTGCTTCGGCCCGGGCCGCCTTCCGTTCGACGTCGCGGCGCGCGTCGCCGAGCGCGCCGGCTGCGATCCGGCGCCGGTCGATCCGACGACCGACGAGGGCCGCACGACGCTCCTGTCGTATGTCTGGGCGGATCAGATCGAGCGGCTGGCGCGCTTGCGCGCCGCGTGCGACGTCGCGCGCCGCGTCCCCGCGACGGTCGTGCAGGCGAACGCCGCCGACTGGCTCGAAAACGTGCTCGCGCGTCCCACGCCGGGCGTCGCGACCGTCGTGTTCCATTCGATCATGCTCCAGTACCTGGATCCGCCGAGCCTCGATCGCGTCCTCGCCGCGCTGCGGGCGGCCGGCGCGCGCGCGACGCGCGAGGCGCCGTTCGCCTGGCTCGGCATGGAGCCGGGCGGCGAGCAGGCCGAGGTGCACCTCTCCATCTGGCCCGGGGGCGAGAAGCGCCTCGTCGCGACGACCGGCTTCCACGGACACGACGTTCGCTGGCTGCTTGCTCGCGACGCCGCCGTCCCGTAG